The following coding sequences lie in one Apium graveolens cultivar Ventura chromosome 3, ASM990537v1, whole genome shotgun sequence genomic window:
- the LOC141710802 gene encoding protein MIZU-KUSSEI 1-like yields MKFNLSRTGSCSTKSIIPSNYVRSTNSNFLENSSDIHYMFSGKPLVTKSSSAVFHWRLGGFLRTLITIVPFPVNLPTCRWLTLPKTLSIQPSLGKKVTGTLFGNRRGHVSFAVQDDPRCEPVLIVELAMTTSGLVREMSSGLVRIALECEKGRVVSGKPGKLFREPKWSMYCNGKKCGNAFLRGCNDSDWHVLNTVQSVSVGAGVIPVVDNGGKESVSEGELLYMRARFERVVGTRDSEAFYMINPDGNGGPELSIFFLRI; encoded by the coding sequence ATGAAATTCAATCTCTCGAGAACAGGGAGTTGCAGCACTAAAAGTATCATCCCTTCAAATTACGTTAGATCAACTAACTCAAATTTTCTCGAAAATTCATCCGACATCCATTACATGTTCTCTGGCAAACCCCTAGTAACTAAAAGCTCCTCCGCGGTGTTCCACTGGCGTCTCGGTGGCTTTCTCCGAACACTCATAACTATCGTGCCATTCCCCGTGAATCTCCCAACTTGTCGTTGGCTAACGTTACCCAAAACACTCTCCATACAGCCCTCACTAGGTAAAAAAGTTACGGGGACTCTCTTTGGTAATCGAAGAGGTCACGTGAGTTTCGCGGTTCAAGATGATCCCCGGTGCGAACCCGTGTTGATTGTCGAGTTGGCGATGACAACTTCTGGTTTAGTGAGGGAAATGTCGTCGGGGTTGGTTAGGATTGCTTTGGAATGCGAGAAGGGACGTGTCGTAAGTGGAAAGCCGGGGAAGTTGTTTAGGGAGCCTAAGTGGAGTATGTATTGTAATGGTAAGAAATGCGGGAATGCATTTTTAAGAGGCTGTAATGATTCGGATTGGCATGTTCTTAATACGGTTCAGAGTGTTTCGGTTGGTGCTGGCGTGATTCCGGTTGTGGATAATGGTGGAAAAGAAAGTGTTTCTGAGGGTGAATTGTTGTACATGCGAGCTAGGTTCGAACGAGTTGTGGGGACACGTGATTCGGAAGCATTTTATATGATAAACCCCGATGGGAACGGTGGACCTGAACTCAGTATTTTTTTCCTTAGAATTTAG